The following proteins come from a genomic window of Winogradskyella sp. PC-19:
- a CDS encoding peroxiredoxin family protein, with the protein MKKLLTFAIALILFSCANEKQTQTLKNGFYRVTIGVQDNKELPFNIEVTSPTTLKIYNADEVVEVDEIEYRNDSVFIKPPVFKSYFAGVFDGDNLKGDYINKTRKRITTFKAEYNNDKRFYPNIAAAYDISGVWETVFSKGLEGEEYIAKGVFNQDGQNVTGTFRTTTGDYRYLEGVMDGSTLKLSTYDGAHAFLFEAKVTDSTLDGSFYSGLHWKEPFVAQKNPEYELPEIDELTYLNDGYESLEFSFPDETGQMVSLSDAHFKDKVVLVQIMGTWCPNCLDSSKFYTQFHNANKDKGFEVVALTVEFKKTPEAAFENINRLRERIGMTYPILLAQYGTGSKSKLQEKLPALNHIISYPTSIFIDKTGKVRKIDTGFNGPATGEKYTEYKAEFEAFVAELLAE; encoded by the coding sequence ATGAAGAAATTACTAACGTTTGCCATTGCCTTAATCTTGTTTTCTTGTGCTAATGAAAAACAAACTCAAACCCTAAAAAATGGATTTTATAGAGTTACAATAGGTGTACAGGATAATAAAGAGTTGCCTTTTAATATAGAGGTTACCTCACCAACAACATTAAAAATATACAATGCAGACGAAGTTGTTGAAGTCGATGAAATTGAATACAGAAACGATTCCGTTTTTATAAAACCACCAGTGTTTAAAAGTTATTTTGCAGGTGTATTTGATGGAGACAACCTTAAAGGCGACTACATAAATAAAACACGAAAGCGCATTACTACTTTTAAAGCTGAATATAATAATGACAAACGATTTTATCCTAACATAGCTGCGGCATACGATATAAGTGGTGTTTGGGAGACTGTGTTTAGTAAAGGTCTTGAAGGAGAAGAGTATATAGCAAAAGGTGTTTTTAATCAAGATGGACAAAACGTTACCGGAACGTTTAGAACGACTACTGGCGATTACAGATATCTCGAAGGTGTCATGGATGGTAGTACACTAAAACTATCTACTTACGATGGTGCACATGCGTTTTTGTTTGAAGCAAAAGTTACAGACTCTACACTTGATGGTAGTTTTTATTCTGGTTTACATTGGAAAGAACCTTTTGTAGCTCAAAAAAATCCTGAATATGAATTGCCAGAAATTGACGAATTGACCTATTTGAATGATGGTTATGAATCTTTGGAGTTTTCTTTCCCTGATGAAACAGGTCAAATGGTATCGTTAAGTGATGCGCATTTTAAGGACAAAGTAGTTTTGGTACAAATTATGGGTACTTGGTGTCCTAATTGTTTGGATAGTAGTAAGTTTTATACCCAATTCCATAACGCCAATAAAGATAAAGGTTTTGAGGTTGTGGCACTTACTGTAGAGTTTAAAAAAACTCCAGAAGCAGCTTTTGAAAACATCAATCGATTACGCGAACGTATAGGTATGACTTATCCTATACTGTTGGCGCAATATGGTACAGGAAGCAAGTCTAAATTACAAGAAAAACTCCCAGCACTTAACCATATAATTTCTTATCCAACCTCAATTTTTATTGATAAAACTGGTAAAGTTCGTAAAATAGATACTGGTTTTAATGGACCTGCTACTGGGGAAAAATACACGGAGTATAAAGCAGAATTTGAAGCCTTTGTTGCTGAATTATTAGCAGAGTAA
- a CDS encoding patatin family protein → MRALVISGGGSKGAFAGGVAQYLMEREKHNYDMFLGTSTGSLLVPHLAVGEIGKLYDIFTNVQQHDIFSISPFVQRKKGDREYVSIDFVNSLWQFIRRKRTFGESKALKRNIKQNFTHAEYLKVKEEKHDVVITVANLSMNRVEYKSIQECTYEEFCNWIWISCNYIPFMSLAVVNGHEYADGGLGSVIPIREAILRGATEIDAIVLEAETMDKQKVLGKNPFSLMISLFGHLLDQVEKNDIVIGKLAAKNNDVKLNLYYTPTSLTENSLIFSKRLMEKWWQQGYDYAEEKHS, encoded by the coding sequence ATGCGCGCATTAGTCATTTCGGGTGGTGGAAGTAAAGGTGCCTTTGCTGGTGGTGTAGCGCAATATCTTATGGAGCGCGAAAAACATAACTACGATATGTTTTTGGGTACTTCAACGGGTAGTTTGTTGGTACCGCATTTGGCGGTTGGAGAAATTGGAAAGTTGTATGATATCTTCACAAACGTACAACAACATGATATTTTTAGCATAAGCCCTTTTGTGCAACGAAAAAAGGGTGATAGAGAATATGTGTCTATTGATTTTGTGAATTCGCTTTGGCAGTTTATACGTCGTAAACGTACGTTTGGTGAGAGTAAAGCTCTAAAAAGGAATATTAAACAGAATTTTACTCATGCGGAGTATTTAAAAGTTAAAGAAGAAAAACATGATGTCGTAATTACTGTAGCAAATTTATCAATGAATCGGGTAGAGTATAAGTCTATTCAGGAATGCACCTATGAAGAGTTTTGTAACTGGATTTGGATTTCTTGTAATTATATTCCGTTTATGTCTTTGGCAGTAGTTAATGGTCACGAATATGCAGATGGCGGTTTAGGTAGTGTTATTCCAATACGCGAAGCTATACTTCGTGGAGCAACCGAAATAGACGCAATTGTTTTGGAGGCCGAAACCATGGATAAGCAAAAGGTTTTGGGTAAAAACCCTTTTTCGTTAATGATTAGTTTATTTGGACATTTGCTTGACCAAGTAGAAAAAAACGATATTGTTATTGGTAAATTGGCAGCAAAGAATAATGACGTAAAGTTGAATTTGTATTACACGCCAACGTCGCTAACAGAAAACTCTTTGATTTTCAGTAAACGATTAATGGAAAAATGGTGGCAACAAGGTTATGACTATGCAGAAGAAAAGCATAGTTGA
- a CDS encoding tRNA-(ms[2]io[6]A)-hydroxylase, producing MLHLKLETDPRWVTIVESNIEEILVDHAWCEQKAATNAITIITHNSEHEDLVTALLELAKEEIEHFQMVHNIIKERGYTLGPKRKDHYVNQLYKFMNRGGNRLQSMVDRLLFSAMIEARSCERFKLLSQRISDPELSKFYYDLMVSEAGHYTVFITFARKYGKGIDVEKRWKELVEFEGEIIKSYGKSETIHG from the coding sequence ATGCTGCATTTAAAATTAGAAACTGACCCACGTTGGGTAACCATTGTCGAGTCGAATATTGAAGAAATTCTTGTTGACCATGCTTGGTGCGAACAAAAAGCTGCAACCAATGCCATTACCATAATAACACATAATAGCGAACATGAAGATTTGGTCACCGCACTTTTAGAGTTAGCCAAGGAAGAGATTGAGCATTTTCAGATGGTACATAACATTATCAAAGAACGAGGTTATACACTTGGACCAAAACGAAAAGACCACTATGTCAATCAGCTTTATAAGTTTATGAATCGTGGCGGTAATCGTCTACAAAGTATGGTCGACCGTTTATTGTTCTCTGCAATGATTGAAGCACGTAGTTGTGAACGTTTTAAGTTATTATCGCAACGTATTAGCGACCCTGAACTGTCTAAGTTTTATTATGACTTAATGGTTAGCGAAGCTGGACATTATACCGTATTTATAACCTTTGCAAGAAAATATGGTAAAGGCATTGATGTCGAAAAACGATGGAAAGAACTCGTAGAATTTGAAGGTGAAATTATTAAAAGCTACGGTAAAAGCGAAACCATACATGGCTAA
- the recG gene encoding ATP-dependent DNA helicase RecG produces MSVNLQTPIDYLKGVGPNRADLLRSELGVKTYQDLINLFPNRYIDRTRYYKISELQRNNAEVQITGIITGFREVAQKRGKRLVADFKDETGMMELVWFRGQKWIRESLKIGKPYVIFGKTNWFSGKYSMPHPEIELKSEHENNLRSAMQAIYPSTEKLSNKGITNKVVSKIMQQLFLETKGRFSETLSENIRNELKLISKSDALFNIHFPKTPELLAKAQFRLKFEELFYIQLQLILKNLIHKSKIKGFPFSEVGDYFNTFYKDHLPFDLTNAQKRVLKEIRTDLGSNAQMNRLLQGDVGSGKTIVAFMSMLMGLDNGFQCCLMAPTEILSVQHYNGLSELCKLMNISISLLTGSSKTSERKIIHENLENGNLQILVGTHALLEDKVKFKNLGLAIIDEQHRFGVAQRSKLWKKNTSPPHILVMTATPIPRTLAMSVYGDLDISIIDELPAGRQPIKTVHRYDNNRLKVFKFMKDEIAKGRQVYIVYPLIQESEKMDYKDLMDGYESISREFAMPNYQISIVHGKMKPANKEYEMQRFVKGETQIMVATTVIEVGVNVPNASVMIIESAERFGLSQLHQLRGRVGRGSEQSYCILMTSHKLSENSKTRLQTMVRSSDGFEIAEVDLKLRGPGDIMGTQQSGVLNLRIADVVKDKDILQQARYYAKQVLKLDPSLAAPQHGVILETYRQMSKYRNIWNYIS; encoded by the coding sequence ATGAGTGTAAATCTCCAAACTCCTATCGATTATCTAAAAGGTGTTGGCCCAAATCGGGCTGATTTACTACGCTCAGAATTAGGTGTAAAAACGTATCAAGACCTTATCAATCTTTTTCCTAATCGTTATATAGACCGTACGCGCTACTACAAAATCAGTGAATTACAGCGCAATAATGCCGAAGTCCAAATTACTGGCATTATAACAGGTTTTAGAGAAGTGGCTCAAAAAAGAGGCAAACGCCTAGTCGCTGACTTTAAAGACGAAACTGGCATGATGGAATTGGTCTGGTTTCGCGGTCAAAAATGGATTAGAGAAAGTCTTAAAATTGGTAAACCTTACGTGATTTTCGGAAAAACCAACTGGTTTAGCGGTAAATACAGCATGCCACATCCAGAAATTGAGCTTAAATCTGAACATGAAAATAATTTGCGCTCTGCTATGCAAGCCATATATCCTTCAACAGAAAAACTATCTAATAAAGGCATAACCAACAAAGTCGTTTCAAAAATAATGCAACAGCTGTTTTTAGAGACTAAAGGCAGATTCTCAGAAACACTATCAGAAAACATTAGAAATGAACTGAAATTAATTTCAAAATCTGATGCGCTTTTTAATATTCATTTCCCAAAGACGCCAGAGCTTTTAGCAAAGGCACAATTTCGATTAAAATTTGAAGAATTATTTTACATACAATTACAATTAATTCTTAAAAATTTGATTCATAAATCAAAGATTAAAGGCTTTCCGTTTTCTGAAGTTGGCGATTACTTCAATACATTTTATAAAGACCATTTACCCTTTGATTTGACCAATGCCCAAAAACGTGTTTTAAAAGAAATTAGAACAGATTTAGGTAGTAATGCACAAATGAATCGTCTTTTACAAGGTGATGTTGGCTCAGGCAAAACCATAGTTGCTTTTATGTCAATGCTTATGGGGCTTGACAACGGTTTTCAATGTTGTCTAATGGCGCCAACTGAAATTTTGTCAGTCCAACACTATAATGGATTAAGTGAATTATGTAAATTAATGAATATCAGTATTTCACTATTAACAGGCTCAAGTAAAACTTCAGAACGTAAGATTATTCACGAAAATCTTGAAAATGGCAATTTGCAGATACTAGTTGGCACACATGCACTACTTGAAGATAAGGTGAAGTTTAAAAATTTAGGACTCGCAATTATTGACGAACAACATAGATTTGGAGTCGCACAACGAAGTAAGTTGTGGAAAAAAAACACATCTCCTCCACACATTTTAGTCATGACCGCAACGCCAATCCCAAGAACTTTGGCAATGTCAGTTTATGGCGATTTAGACATCTCTATTATTGACGAATTACCAGCTGGACGACAACCTATAAAAACGGTTCATCGTTATGACAATAATCGCTTGAAAGTTTTCAAATTCATGAAAGATGAAATTGCTAAAGGACGACAAGTATATATAGTCTATCCATTGATTCAAGAAAGCGAAAAAATGGATTATAAAGATTTAATGGATGGCTATGAGAGTATATCGAGAGAATTTGCGATGCCTAATTATCAAATATCTATTGTTCATGGTAAAATGAAACCTGCAAACAAAGAATACGAAATGCAACGCTTTGTCAAAGGAGAAACACAAATCATGGTAGCTACTACGGTTATTGAGGTTGGCGTTAACGTCCCAAATGCATCTGTTATGATAATCGAAAGCGCAGAACGTTTTGGTTTGTCGCAATTACACCAACTAAGAGGTCGTGTTGGTCGTGGTTCTGAGCAAAGCTATTGTATACTTATGACCAGCCACAAACTCAGTGAAAACAGTAAAACACGCTTACAAACAATGGTACGCTCTAGTGATGGTTTTGAAATTGCCGAAGTTGACCTTAAGCTTCGTGGTCCAGGAGACATTATGGGCACACAACAAAGCGGTGTATTAAATCTTCGTATTGCAGATGTTGTAAAAGACAAAGATATCTTGCAGCAAGCACGTTATTACGCAAAACAAGTTTTAAAACTAGATCCAAGTCTAGCAGCACCTCAACATGGAGTTATTCTCGAAACATATCGCCAGATGAGTAAATACCGAAATATTTGGAATTATATTTCATAA
- a CDS encoding DUF2911 domain-containing protein has product MKKTITSVFTLLLLCASVTVSAQLDLPSGSQKASITQRVGTTDITIDYSRPSVRAREIWGKLVPFGLNNLGFGTSKAAPWRAGADENTTITFEHDVKVEGKAVSAGTYGFHINVKDDKNATIILSSDTESWGSYFYEPANDVLNADIAIKDIPHVETLSFAFDVVTPTSTTASLKWEKKAFPFKIEVEVSDVVLSDIRSQFKGQKGFTRQNWEQAAGYALNNNGDLDEALGWINNALEGQFFSQKTVNGLAIKAQILQKKGDSDGFGNTMDEALTIATPNQINRMGYAMVRSKDYDRAIKYFSKNVKSDPKNANWYDSLGEAYKAKGDKKNAIKYFKKALSLKPSDRIKANSEKNLKELQS; this is encoded by the coding sequence ATGAAAAAAACAATTACTTCTGTTTTTACTTTACTCTTATTATGCGCTTCGGTAACAGTATCGGCTCAACTCGATTTGCCAAGCGGTAGCCAAAAAGCATCCATAACGCAACGTGTAGGTACAACAGATATTACCATAGACTACTCGAGACCTAGTGTTAGAGCTAGAGAGATTTGGGGAAAACTAGTGCCTTTTGGGCTAAATAATTTGGGATTTGGTACATCCAAAGCAGCACCTTGGCGTGCAGGAGCAGACGAAAATACAACCATAACTTTTGAACACGATGTAAAAGTCGAAGGTAAAGCTGTATCAGCAGGTACATACGGTTTTCATATCAATGTAAAGGACGATAAGAATGCTACAATTATTCTGTCTTCGGATACTGAATCTTGGGGAAGTTATTTTTATGAACCTGCTAACGATGTTTTAAATGCAGATATCGCAATTAAGGACATTCCGCATGTAGAAACTTTGTCTTTTGCTTTTGATGTTGTCACACCAACATCTACAACGGCGTCTTTAAAATGGGAAAAGAAAGCATTTCCTTTTAAAATTGAAGTCGAAGTATCCGATGTTGTGTTAAGCGATATAAGAAGTCAATTTAAAGGTCAAAAAGGGTTCACTAGACAAAATTGGGAACAAGCTGCTGGTTATGCTCTAAACAACAATGGTGATTTGGATGAAGCACTTGGTTGGATTAATAACGCATTAGAAGGTCAGTTTTTCAGTCAAAAAACTGTAAATGGCTTAGCTATTAAAGCTCAGATACTTCAGAAAAAAGGAGACTCTGATGGCTTTGGTAACACTATGGACGAGGCTTTGACCATTGCTACACCTAATCAAATAAACCGAATGGGTTATGCAATGGTTAGATCTAAGGACTATGACCGCGCCATTAAATATTTTAGTAAAAATGTAAAGTCCGACCCTAAAAATGCAAATTGGTACGATAGTTTAGGTGAGGCTTATAAAGCTAAAGGCGATAAAAAGAATGCGATTAAGTATTTTAAAAAAGCATTATCTCTTAAGCCTTCGGATAGAATAAAAGCCAACTCTGAGAAAAACTTAAAAGAGTTACAATCTTAA
- a CDS encoding flavin monoamine oxidase family protein → MNIKKTEILIIGGGLTGLTLAYLLQQSNIKCIVSEANSRLGGRIKTAYNTDQAPIELGATWIIDQQTSVIKLLKDLNINLFEQFYGDTAIYHPNGMKNAQLVKLPKNDSKSYRVENGTYSIIDALLKKIGTENIDLSQKINSVELTENGIEAISDNTKYQCKYVVSTLPPLLFSKTINTKPTLPEEIRTLLSKTHTWMHDSIRIGFTYKQAFWKTNNSSTIYSSVGPIQEFYDHSSVDGNLYALSGFMNGSYHDSSIDKRKNLALQQLQSYYGDVALNYNSYEECIWKHEKLTSINSESFLMPQTNNGHPLYKNSFLDNRLYIAGAETSSVFPGKMEGAITSTKYIFSQLKHTLQRK, encoded by the coding sequence ATGAACATAAAAAAAACTGAAATCTTAATAATTGGCGGTGGTTTAACTGGCTTAACACTCGCCTATCTTCTGCAACAAAGTAATATTAAATGTATTGTTTCTGAAGCCAATAGCCGCCTTGGAGGAAGAATTAAAACTGCATACAATACCGACCAAGCACCAATAGAACTTGGAGCCACTTGGATTATAGACCAGCAAACCTCAGTCATTAAATTACTTAAAGATTTAAATATCAATCTATTTGAACAGTTTTATGGAGATACAGCCATATATCATCCAAATGGAATGAAAAATGCTCAACTAGTTAAATTACCAAAGAATGATAGTAAAAGTTACCGTGTTGAAAATGGAACGTATTCGATAATTGATGCTTTATTAAAGAAAATAGGTACAGAAAACATAGACTTGAGCCAAAAGATTAATTCCGTAGAATTAACTGAAAATGGTATAGAAGCCATCTCTGATAATACAAAGTATCAATGTAAATATGTTGTTTCGACATTACCACCACTACTCTTTTCAAAAACAATAAACACTAAACCTACGCTTCCTGAAGAAATACGTACGTTATTATCAAAAACACACACTTGGATGCACGATTCTATCAGAATAGGCTTTACATATAAGCAAGCGTTTTGGAAAACCAATAACAGCAGTACCATTTATAGCAGTGTTGGTCCAATTCAAGAATTTTACGACCATTCAAGTGTAGACGGAAATTTATATGCCTTAAGTGGATTTATGAACGGTAGCTATCATGATTCATCGATAGACAAAAGAAAAAACCTTGCTTTACAGCAATTACAAAGCTATTACGGCGATGTAGCCTTGAATTATAATAGTTATGAGGAGTGCATTTGGAAGCATGAAAAACTAACTTCAATTAACTCAGAAAGCTTTTTAATGCCACAAACAAATAACGGTCATCCGCTATACAAAAACTCATTTTTAGACAATAGATTATATATTGCCGGAGCAGAAACAAGTTCAGTTTTTCCAGGAAAAATGGAAGGTGCCATTACAAGTACCAAATATATTTTTAGTCAATTAAAACATACGCTTCAAAGAAAATAG
- a CDS encoding M1 family metallopeptidase, which yields MKKMIFGFCILFGPFLYAQQTEYVDFIKLNARITVVPDSSKVVGRLKYRFKILKDIDSVFIDAADMVFSDVLLNDSIVGFTNDKKKLWLKSSFKADNSYAVSFTYKVKPKKALYFLKRNDDWNIWTQGQGKYTSNWLPSFDDVNEKVEFDLSYIFYGDYEVLSNGDKVDNEYFGSLGQWFFDSKKPMSSYLVALAIGKYDVKTETSNSGIPLEYYYYPEDSLKVEPTYRYTKQMFDFLENEIGFAYPWQNYKQVPVHDFLYSGMENTSLTIFSDAFVVDSTGFNDKNYVNVNAHELAHQWFGDLVTATSGEHHWLQEGFATYYALLAEREVFDNDYFDFKLYNSAQDLKRQDLAGNGTSLLNPKSSSLTFYQRGAWVLYALRDKVGDVIFRDAVKSYLEKHQYANVKTSDFISEVETRYGKPLTEFVSKWIKAEEFPFNDAVALLKERSSFIQEYVMVDCEANSSKCEDYLKYYLSDDAKVKVISQRPDLVSVATFSESLKVRQAISQYVTEIPTDLKDNYETLLDDKSYLTIESALYNLWVNFPLERSKYLSKTKNVHGFNDKNVRLLWLVLALNTLEFQPENNNAFLKELMGYTGASQNFELRMNAFTYLDLIKACDADCQSNLEQAKTHHNWRMVKFAKDMSQKLKKQ from the coding sequence ATGAAGAAAATGATTTTCGGTTTTTGTATTTTATTTGGTCCGTTTTTGTATGCGCAGCAAACGGAATATGTGGATTTTATAAAATTAAATGCTCGAATAACTGTAGTTCCAGACTCTTCTAAGGTTGTTGGTAGATTAAAATATAGGTTTAAGATTTTAAAGGATATAGACTCTGTTTTTATTGATGCAGCTGATATGGTATTTTCAGATGTTTTGCTAAATGATTCTATAGTTGGATTTACAAACGATAAAAAGAAATTATGGTTAAAATCTAGTTTTAAGGCTGATAATTCATATGCCGTTTCCTTTACCTATAAAGTTAAGCCTAAAAAAGCTTTATATTTTCTAAAAAGAAATGATGATTGGAATATATGGACTCAAGGGCAAGGAAAATACACCAGTAATTGGCTCCCGAGTTTTGATGATGTTAATGAAAAAGTTGAATTTGATTTGTCATACATTTTTTATGGTGACTACGAGGTGCTATCCAATGGAGATAAAGTTGATAATGAATACTTTGGTTCTTTAGGGCAATGGTTTTTTGACTCAAAAAAACCCATGTCAAGCTACCTAGTCGCATTAGCAATTGGCAAATACGATGTTAAAACAGAAACCTCAAATAGTGGTATTCCTTTAGAATATTACTATTACCCAGAAGATTCCTTAAAAGTTGAGCCAACGTATCGTTATACCAAACAAATGTTCGATTTTTTAGAGAATGAGATTGGATTTGCATATCCATGGCAAAACTATAAGCAAGTGCCTGTACATGACTTTTTGTATTCAGGAATGGAAAATACGAGCCTAACAATCTTCTCCGATGCCTTTGTGGTCGATTCTACAGGGTTTAACGACAAAAACTACGTCAATGTCAATGCACATGAGTTAGCGCATCAGTGGTTTGGAGATTTGGTTACAGCTACGTCTGGTGAGCATCATTGGCTACAAGAAGGTTTTGCAACGTATTATGCTTTATTAGCAGAAAGAGAAGTATTTGATAATGATTATTTTGATTTTAAACTTTACAATTCTGCTCAAGATTTAAAACGGCAAGATTTAGCTGGTAACGGCACATCGTTACTTAATCCAAAATCTAGTAGTTTAACGTTTTATCAGCGAGGCGCATGGGTTTTATACGCATTGCGTGATAAAGTAGGAGATGTCATTTTTAGAGATGCTGTTAAGAGTTATCTCGAAAAACACCAATACGCTAATGTAAAAACGTCTGATTTTATTTCTGAAGTTGAAACACGATATGGTAAACCATTAACTGAATTTGTTTCTAAATGGATTAAGGCCGAAGAATTTCCTTTTAACGATGCAGTTGCATTATTGAAAGAAAGGTCAAGTTTTATCCAGGAATATGTGATGGTCGATTGTGAAGCTAACTCTTCAAAATGTGAAGACTATCTAAAATATTATTTATCTGACGACGCTAAGGTTAAAGTTATTTCACAACGTCCAGATTTGGTGTCAGTAGCGACTTTTTCAGAAAGCTTAAAAGTACGCCAAGCCATTTCGCAGTATGTTACTGAAATTCCTACAGATTTAAAAGATAATTACGAAACCTTATTAGACGATAAGTCTTATCTAACCATTGAATCTGCATTATATAATTTGTGGGTTAATTTTCCACTGGAACGTTCTAAGTATTTGAGTAAAACGAAAAATGTTCATGGTTTTAATGACAAAAATGTTAGGTTACTTTGGTTAGTTTTGGCTTTAAATACCTTAGAGTTTCAGCCAGAAAATAATAATGCATTCTTAAAAGAACTTATGGGTTATACTGGCGCTTCTCAAAATTTTGAACTGCGTATGAACGCTTTTACATATCTCGATTTGATAAAAGCTTGTGATGCCGATTGTCAATCAAATTTAGAGCAAGCAAAAACACATCATAACTGGCGAATGGTTAAGTTTGCAAAAGATATGTCTCAAAAACTAAAAAAACAATAA